ATATCAAAGGAAGATGATAGGGTAAGACTGCTCATGACGATTCCTGGCATAGACTACATTACAGCTCTTACCATAATATCTGAAATAGTTGATGTGAAGAGGTTCTCTACTCCATGGAAGCTTGTTGTATATGCTGGTCTAGCTCCATCAAGAAGGGACTCTGGTGAAAGGAAGAGGAGAGGAGGAATAACAAGGCTTGGATCTAGATGGCTCAGATATGCCCTTGTTGAAGCTGTTAATAACTATAAGATATGATGAGAGGTTAGGCGTATTCTATCAGAGAATAGCAAATAGAAGGGGGCCGCAGAAGGCAATAGTTGCTACTGCAAAGGAGATGCTTGTCATCATATATATGGTACATGCTAACAAACAACGAGCCATACAGAACAATGAACAAGGAGATGGTAGAGAGAAAGTATAAGAAGATGGAGAGGGAATCAAGATCGGCCTGAAGCAGCAGCAGTCGTTCAATGACAGGCTAGCTGCAAGCATCGACCGATTTCGCATGGGAGATCAAGGGCGTATGAATTGAAACAGATAATGACAATGAAGTTTGAGCTAAATGATGCAAGGTAATGGATATATGGAAGTATGGTGGATAATACTTACACAATTTTCGGTAGTCTCTGCCTTTTCGTTCCTAGCTTGCTTCTATCAGTTGGATTAGGACCAGTCGCTTTCCCCCCAAAGGTGCCTTGATTGTAGCACTATCAACGGACTGCCAGTTCCATCCTATCCTCTTCAATTCATCGTATCTTTTCAAGGGCCTCTGCCATACTTTCTGGAACACTCCCATCTTCACCCATTCCTGAAACCTTGCATGGCATACTGAACCAGAAGCAAACTCTTTCTTCGGCACCTTCTTCCATTGGCAGCCAGTTCTTAGAACGTACAGTATTCCATCCAGCACCTTCCTGTATGGTTTGGCTGGTCTTCCAACTGTCTTGGGCTTCTTCTCTGGAGGTAATACCTGTTTGAACTCTTCCCAAAGATCGTCTGGTATATGCCATATTGTAGGCATGCTCTTCTTATTTTTCTTCATAGGTCAATTATTGACTAACTGATCTAGATCGTTTTCGGTTCAGAAATTTAGGCGAAATTGTTAATTTTAGGATAGGCTCTTAGAGCCTGACGGTATGTGAAGAAAGATCTAAATTGATCTTACTGATAGTACCTACATTGCAAGTTTCCACTATCGATCTATGTTTGTTGTAAGCATTTCGATAGCATATTTTGCTCTCCGATATACTTGATATCGATTCAGCCAAGATTATTTGCTGCAAGTACATCTAGTTCATCCGACGAATAAACCATAATTGTTAATATCGTTAGCTCGAGCGTTAGTTAATACTGGCCTGAATGCAAACCCCGCTGCAGTTTCTCGTCAGCATAGTTGGAGGTGACTACCTCCATCATGCTGAATATATTATGACAATCGCTCAATAGCGTATGCATATGCAAATGTGTGTATT
The Nitrososphaerales archaeon genome window above contains:
- a CDS encoding IS110 family transposase, with translation ISKEDDRVRLLMTIPGIDYITALTIISEIVDVKRFSTPWKLVVYAGLAPSRRDSGERKRRGGITRLGSRWLRYALVEAVNNYKI
- a CDS encoding transposase, which translates into the protein MKKNKKSMPTIWHIPDDLWEEFKQVLPPEKKPKTVGRPAKPYRKVLDGILYVLRTGCQWKKVPKKEFASGSVCHARFQEWVKMGVFQKVWQRPLKRYDELKRIGWNWQSVDSATIKAPLGGKRLVLIQLIEAS